Within the Verrucomicrobiota bacterium genome, the region CTTCCAGATAGTAATGCGAAGGGCCGGACGAACCGTCCCCGCGAATCGTGCGCGGTGACGGCGTTGCATCCGCACCGCTGCCCGCGGAAATGGTCGCCGCTTGCGCATCGTTGATCCCACTGAACCAGTTGACCGAGCCCGTCGCTACGGTGGCGACCGCGCCGCTCACGTAACGCCAGGGATTGGATTGGCTCAGGACGGAGTAACGCACCGACATGAGCGTCGAGGCGCTGTTCAGTTGGTACACCGTGAAGCTGCCGCTCCCGATGCCTGTGCTCTTCAACGCCGTCGTGGACGAATCGCCGAAGTTGTTGAAATGGATCACGTAGTCGCAACCCATTGTGTTCGCGATGGTGTGATAGCCGTTGACTTCGGGGGGGTGCCGGATTCGGATTCCCGTCCACATCGCTGAAGATGTCGCCGGGATAGAATCCCCCCTGGCCTGCCACCATGTTGTATCCGCCCAGAATGCCGAGGGACTTTCCACTGTGAGCATCCCAGCTCTTGGTGGTGTTGTTCCACTTGGTGGAGGTATTCCAGATCAGGGCCTCCAGGTCCCACTGCTGGCCTGACGCCGTTCCAGGCTCGGTCTCGTTGTCTTCCTTGACCACGCTGTCGTGCCCGGTGGGCCCCACGCCACCTCTGGACA harbors:
- a CDS encoding VPDSG-CTERM sorting domain-containing protein, which encodes MLTVESPSAFWADTTWWQARGDSIPATSSAMWTGIRIRHPPEVNGYHTIANTMGCDYVIHFNNFGDSSTTALKSTGIGSGSFTVYQLNSASTLMSVRYSVLSQSNPWRYVSGAVATVATGSVNWFSGINDAQAATISAGSGADATPSPRTIRGDGSSGPSHYYLEVPMNWVDSIGLSSIGGHVTMGCSNDELVGLTVNHVPDGGGTLAMLGLGLTGLSWMQRRKRQIR